Genomic window (Thermodesulfobacteriota bacterium):
AGGGAAGGGGACAACCTGCTCAGGACTACCGTCAACCTTTTCCTGGCCACTCTCTACGCCGACCACCCGTACAAATATAACCCGCTCGGCACCGTGGATACCGTGACGGAGTTCGACGGCTCAGACCTTAGAGAGTTCTACGCCAAATACGTCAGGCCCGAGAACCTGGTCATCACGATCGTAGGGGACGTGGACGGGAAGAAGGCACTTGAAGAGATCAAGGAAAAGTTCGGCGGCATGAAAAAGGGCGCTTCACCCGTTCCGGCCGTTAACCCTGTAACCCCGCCCTCGGCGATTACGGAGAAGACCGAAACCAAGCCCGACAAGGCCCAGACGCACATCATAATGGGCTTCCTCGCGCCCCCCCTCAACAGCGAGGACGAGTACGCGTTCGAGGTGCTGAACACGATACTCTCGGGGCAGGGCGGCAGGCTCTTCATCGAGTTAAGAGACAAGAAGAGCCTCGCATATACCGTCACCTCGTTCTACACGCCGGGGCTCGAGCCCGGGTACTTCGGCGTCTACATAGGCACGGCGCCGCAGAAAGAGGGCGAGGCCGTAAAGGCCATCAAGGAGCAGCTCGGGCTCGTGCTTAAGGACGGCGTTACCGACGAAGAGCTCAAGCGCGCCCAGAACTACCTGGTCGGCAGCTTCGAGATAGGGCTCCAGCAGAATTCCTCACAGGCCGCGAAGATAACGTTCGACGAGCTGTACGGCATAGGGTGGGATGAGTACAAGAGATACCCTCAGGAGATATTCGCAGTCACCAAAGAAGACGTGCAGAAGGCGGCCAGGAAGTACATAGACCTCGACAGGTACACGCTCATTATCGTAAAACCCGAGAGCGCGACCCAGGGGTAGCTCGGCACGCGGACTTTAGCATGACTCACGGCGGAAGCGCCGCTGCATATCGCTTGCCTGCGTGCAAACTATAGCCGCATGGAATTCCGCGAGCCTCTCCGGATTCTTCACCCTTGTAATTTCAATAGGGATTAGTGTATAATGGGGACTTAAAGAGCCCGGGGGGACAAATCCAAAGTTCTAGTCTCGTTAAAGGAGGATTTGATAAAAGAGGTATGGAGAGTCTCTTCCCCCCGGGCCCAAACTCGACTATTACGATAATAGTATAGCAGACTTTTTCCGGCTGTAATCATTTTTCCTTCTTCCCGCCCGGCGTTCTCATAAACCCCCTCGGCAATCCTTGCTTGTATATACGTCTTCGGGCGTCCATCCGGTTCTTGTCCCGCGTAAATATTAAATGTGTCCGTTGTAGTTTTATCTGACACAGTGCGGAAATATTTCACGCACCCTTAATAAAAAGAATCTAATATATATGGTGTATAGGGGGTGTTCGGGCGCTGGCACGGGATTTGCTCCCTTGATGAATAAATCCATAGGCAGGAGGCGATAAGCTATGAGGGCGAACGTATTCAAGGACAAGAACAAGGTCGGTCTCGAGGAAAAGTCCGTACCAAAGGCCGGGCCGGGCGAGGCTGTGGTCAAGGTCACGCTCACGACCATTTGCGGGACGGACGTGCACATAATGAGGGGGGAATACCCCGTGAGGCAGGGACAGACCATAGGGCACGAGCCCGTGGGCGTGATACACGAGCTCGGGGACGGCGTTACGGGGTACGAGGTCGGCGAAAGGGTCGCGATTAACGCGATCACCCCGTGCGGCATGTGCGAATACTGCCTGTCCGCTAACTGGGCTCAGTGCGGCGGGTTCCTGGGCGGCTGGAAGATGGGGAACACAATCGACGGCTGTCAGGCCGATTACGTGAAGATCCCGAGCGCGATGGCTAACCTCGCGAGGATACCCGACGAGCTTTCGGACGAGGACGTTCTCCTGACGACGGACATATTCTCGACCGGGCTTTCGGGAGCGGAGAGCGCCGACATACAGGTGGGCGACATGGTGGCGGTATTCGGGCAGGGGCCTATCGGGCTGGGCGCGACCGCGGGGGCGAAGCTCAAGGGAGCGTCTCTAATCATTGGCGTAGACACGATACCCTCGCGCATGGAGATGGCGAAGAAGATGGGGGCCGATGTCGTGATAGATTTCAAAAAGACCGACCCGGTGAATGAGATACTCGACATGACGAAAGGGCGGGGGGTCGACGTCGCGATAGAGGCGCTCGGCACACAGACGACGCTTGAGAACTGCGTCAAGGCTACGCGCGTGGGCGGGACGATTTCGAGCTTAGGTGTATACCCTGCGGACATGCAGAATATCGGCGTCCCGAACCAGGCATTCGGGTTCGGCATAGCGGACAAGAACATTGTGTCCACTCTCTGCCCGGGAGGTAAGGAGAGGATGCGCCGGCTCATGGACTTAGTAAAGAACGAGCGCGTCAACCTCCGCCAGCTCATCACGCACAGGTTTTCGCTGGATGAGATCGAGGAGGCCTACAAGCTCTTCTCGTCCCAGGCCGACGGCGTGATAAAGGTGGCTATACAGCCGTAGGGGACAGAACTGAGCCTTTATTTGCTGTTCCAAGACCCAATATTTGATGAAAAATTGAAATTCCATCTTGACATGCAATTAAGAATTCTGTTATTATCGAATTTGTTAATTCAGTAGTTGCATTTGCATGTCATAAATTACCATTGCAGCCTGCGGATATTGATGAGTTGACGAGAAGAACAGGTATTGGTTGTTAGCTGAATCGACCCTCCAAACCCGATCTGGACTCTCTTCCTCATCTTGAGCATATCTCAGACGCTTGAGACAATGGAGGAGAGATGGGATGAAAAATTTCGCTGTTAAAATAAAAGTATTTTTTGGACCTGCCGTTTTAATTCTCTCGTTATTTATCATTCTTTTCTGGTTTACTGCGTCCCCGACTGAATCAGTCGACGAAAGTTCTAAAGAGCTTCGGTTTACAGTTGTTAAGGGAAGAGTGCTCGACGCCGTAGCAGCGTCCGAAGGCTCGGAAATACCTATCGTCGGAGCAGAGATTCACGTCTTCGGAGCAAAAGGGTCTACGATCACCGATTCTAACGGATACTTCGAGCTGAGGAGAGTACCTCTGGAGAGGGGTATGGTAATCAATATTGATTCGTCGGGAGCGGACCCCGCACCTGACGGATCGATTTATGCTGGATTCAGAATGTTTTTCTCGCTGCAGAAACTACCTGTCAATAATTTTGAAAGGCCGTTTTATCTTACCAGGCTAGATCCCGAAAGTATCACCACAGTTAATCCGCTCGATACGACAATTGTCGAAAGCCCGAGCATGGGAGTCACGTTAACAATAAAGCCAGGTACTGCCTATACTGACGACGGTGAGCTTTATACCGGTATTATTGGACTAGGACTTGTCCCGGCGGATTTCCCTCCATATATACCCCCCGATGACCCCGGAAAGTTTCTTATGGTAACGATTCAGCCTCCCGGTATAAACTTCTCTGAACCGGCACAAATAACGTATCCGAATGTAAGTGGTATCTCACCCGGAAGCGTAGTTAGCATACTTCAGCCAAGTCTGGCCACGGGGAACTTCGACGAAGTCGGAATCGGTATTGTAAGCGATGATGGTGCATTTGTAGAGACATTGGAGGGCGGGATAATGAGGTCAGGGAGTTGCTCCGGTTTTCGCCCGCCAAATGCCGTGGGTGGAACTCCGGTCCAAGATCCGCCGCCTTGTCCCAATTGCTGCCCTTTGCCAATTGGTTCCTGCACATCATTAGCTTCTGGTAACCTGAGCGAAGAGCACAACTTAGTCAGTTACAAATCGTTAAATCAAGAACGGTCATTGAAATTTGTGTACAACAGCACTACTGCGGATCCAAGTCCGATCGTCAAGGAGATTACAGATTTTTCGAATGCATCACAACTAGCTCCTCCGGTTTCAATATCGTTTAATCTTAAAGTGAACGGAGTTGACAAAGGAACGATTTATACGGATGTCGACGGTTTAACTGGAGAAAGAAAGATAGTGCAAGCCCTTCAATTTGATGGCGGTAATCTGACTACAGGTATATACCCCATTGACGCAACAATAACAACGTACCCTTCTCCTGATATAACTGTTCAACCGAAGTCGATAATCAAGACAGGGGATCTCGTAATTAACAATCTGGAAAACAGCGAGTTCGGCTCGGGGTGGAGTATCGAAGGCGTCTCAAGATTGTTTCCGGAGGGCGACGGAGATGTCGCAATAACGGAAGGCAACGGAGATTGGAAATATTTTAAGCTTAGAGCAACTACTCTGAATCCGCCAATTGCACCGGGCTCTCAAGGGATTGCACTGAATTTCGACGGAATAGATGATTATAATACTTTTCCTGCGAATTCAGGGAATCTGTTGAAATCGCTGCCACTCACAATTGAGGCATGGGTCAGGCCGAATCAAAGATATGATAGCCCTGCTGAGCACAGCAACGTATTCGGGAACATCGCTGTAAGTTCAAGTTTAGGAGTTGTCCTTGAGAGAGGTCATGGTATTGGAGCGAATGTTTACAACCGCAATTCCAATATCGTGATTACAAGACGACATGGAAATTCCGATACTGGTCCAAATAATTATCTGGCAAGAGATATAATTACCAGCCCTACATTAGAACCTGGATTCTGGTATCACATAGCAGTCGTTTATACCAGTGGAAACGAAAAGGTTTATTTAAATGGGGAATTGATTAGAGACACTTCATACCCGCAAGGAAATGTGACGGTTGGTAATAATGTTTTTAACATGGGAAGAATAAGTCATTGTTGTATTGTAGATCCGTCTAGCCCTCAATATTATAAAGGAGCCATCGATGAAGTCAGAGTATGGAACGTAGCGCGCACACAACAGGAAATACAGAGCGGCATGTTGACTCAATTGTCCGGGAGTGAATCGGGTCTCGTATACTATTCAAAAATTGACGAAGGACAGGGTCAAACTATAGCCGATGCAACAGGCGGAGGCAATACAGGTAGATTGGGAACTCTTACTACAGTACAATCGATTGACCCGGCTTGGATAACCTATGATCCCTACAATAGGGATACTCAGGGTGATTATGTAGTGCCGGTCACCGAACATTCGTTATTATTTAAAAATCCGGACGGCAGTTATACGAGGGAACTAAAGGACGGAACCGAAGTTCACTTCAATGCACAGGGGCTTCAAACTTCGGTCGTCGACAGGAACGGGAACGCGACGAATTACGAATACGACGGGCAGGGGAAGTTGATAAGCATCACTGACCCCGTAGGGTTGGTAACAACCTTAGCTTATTCCGGGGACAAAATTGCGAGTGTCACTGATCCTGCGGGCAGGACGACCACGTTCGAGATGGACGGGTCTGGTAATCTCACAAAGATCACGGACCCTGACGGGACTTTCAGACTGTTTTCTTATGATTCGAACCATCGTTTGACATCTCAAACTTCTAAGAGGGGATTCGTTACAACCTATCAGTATAATTTTGCGGGTAGAAATATAGGAGCGACGAGGCCTGACGGCTCTACGGTATCAATGTCACCTCAATGGATGGTAGGGCTCATCGATCCTGCAACGGGCCTCGGGACACAGGGCAATCCGGCGCCACCGGTATTACCTGCTGAAATTATGGCAACTTCCACAGACGGCAACGGGAAAACAACCACGACCATATTCAATAATTTTGGTTATATATTGGACACGACAGATCCATTAGGTAGGAGGACTATTTTTACCAGAGGCGGTGCCAACAACGTTATAAAAATAACCGACCCGAAAGGGAATATTACCGATATGAATTATGATCCTCGGCACAATCTTCGCTGGAGCATCAATCAGGCTATAGGGGCCAGGACCGATTTTACTTATACGAATGATGGGTTTAATCAAATTCAGACGATCAAGGACCCGAGGAATAACACGACTACTTTCAACTATAATTCCAGCGGTGATCTCACTTCGATAGTGGATGCATTGGGGCATCAGACCACCATGACGTATAATGCCCTGGGGCTTCAGACATCCGTCACGGACGCACTTAACAATACTGTTTCTTTTGACTATGATCCTGCGACAATGAATCTCGTGGGCACTACGGATCAGCTCCTCCACGATACCATCTTTACACTCGATGCAGCGGGGAATATCACGTCAATGACGGATGCCGAGGGGAGGACTACTACATATTCTTATGATGCAATGAACAGATTGACACAGGTCGTCGATCCCGATTTGGCAGTGACGGTTTATGGTTATGACGACGCCGGTAATCTGGAAAGTGTTACAGACGCGAGATCGAAGACTACTACTTTCTCCTATGATCAGCGTGACAGGCTCAGCGGAAGGACGGACCCGCTCGGGCATTCGGAATCGTTCACGTACGACGGAAACGGGAATACTGTATCGACAACGAACAGAAACGGTCAGACAATCACATATGAATACGACGGGGCAAACGAGCTTATAAAGAAGACTCACCCTGGAGGTAATCTAACAACTTATACATACGACAACAACGGTAACATGCTTACTGCAAATGATCCGGACAGCAAGCTTACGATGACATATGACGGAGCCGACAGGATGTTAACGGTTTCAACGGCAGGTTCATCGAACCAGCCGAGTAAAACAATAACGAATACATATGACTTGAATGGTAATCGTACTAGCGCGGCACTTTCTACTCCCGCTGCGGGTAATTTTACATTTGTGTATGATGCTCTCAACAGGCTTACTTCGATGACTGAGCCGGGTACGAAGACATTTACTTTTAGTTATGACTCAATTGGGCGGAGAACGCAATTAGTATACGGAAACGGAGCAATAACGGACTACACTTATGATGCAAAGAACCAGCTTACGAATTTGATGAATACGTTCAATGCGAACGTGATATCAAGCTTTTCATATGGGTATGACGATGTCGGGAACCGGACGGTTATGAACACGGTAAGAAGTGGTATAACCGTCAATAGCCCTTTGGATTACATTTATGATGACCTTTACCGTTTAGTCGATGCGACAAATCCGATTAATTCAACTCCTGAAACATTTGTATACGATGCTGTAGGTAACAGGCTGCGTAAAACAGGGCAGTTCACCGATTCCATCTTCGACAACGCCAACGCACTTATTGAGGATGCGGATTATACTTATACGTATGACAATAACGGCAATATGATCGAGAAGGTAAATAAATCCACATTAGAGGTTGCACAATACACATATGATGCTGAGAACAGGCTCACTCAGGTAACAAAGCCAGGTATGACTGCGAGTTACAGGTATGATGCCTTAGGTAGGAGAATAGAGAAGAATGTTAACGGAACTGTTACGAGATTTATTTATGATGGAATAAATCTTCTTGAAGAATTTAACGGGAGCAACACTTACCAGGCACGAAATATACATGGACCCGGTGTGGATGAGATGCTGTTACAGGGAAGGACGATTCGTCATTATTACCATACCGATGGTTTGGGAAGTACGACGGAGCTTGTAAGTTCGGGAGGGAATATACAAAATTCGTATGTATACGACTCCTTTGGAAATATTGTTTCTCAAGCTGGCGTTGAGATAAATCCATTCACCTACACCGGCCGGGAATACGATGCGGAGAGCGGGCTGTATTACTACCGCGCGAGATATTACGATCCGACGATTGGGAGGTTTTTGAGTGAGGACCCGATTGGGTTTGCTGGTGGCATCAATAAGTATGTATATGTTGGGAATAACCCAATAACTCTCACAGATCCTTATGGTTTGAATCCAGCTATAGCTTGTGCGCTAAATCCAGCATGTTCAACCTTTGTTTTTGAAGTATGCAAAGCCGTTGTTGTCGGAGCAGCTATTGCAATTGGTATTATAGCTACTTCAGATATTTGTGACGATGACGATAGCGATGGTGATCCAGATTGTGGAAATGATGACGGATGTGACGAAGAGTGGGAAAGAGCTTTTGCTATATGTGAAAAAGAGGTCGCCAAACGTAGAAATCGAGGAATAACTGGCGGCTATACAAATATCTTTGATTGTGCAAGGGGATTAGTTAGCGAAAGATGTGGAGGTAATGCCGTAGTATACTAGTCGATTTGTTCACGGAATAAAATCATGGTCGACTTTGAGAAAGAACTGAGAAAGGCCCTCGAATATTCGGAAAAGAAGAGCTATCCCGAGGCTATCAGGATATTGACAATAATTATACAAGAGTATCCCAATAATATTGAAGGGTATCGTGAAAGGTCTTATGTATATGCTCTAATGAAAGACTGGGATAAAGCATTATTAGATATTAGCACTGTGATTAATTTAGATTCCAAAAACGCTTCTGGTTACTTTACCAGAGGGCGATGGTTTCTTAGTACTGACAACGCAAGCGACGCCGCCACTGATTTTTCTAAAGTATTAATGATTGAGCGTGAGAGTGGAAGTAGCTATTTCTCCGAAACAGCGTATTTCTTTCGTTCTTTAGCTTACTTAGATATGGAGCTGTATGAAAAGGCTCTAGAGGACCTTAGTAAAGTTCGGGACAATTTCACAGTGCATTTTAAAGGTTGCTTAAGGTCGAAAAGAGAAATAGAAGATAATGCTAAGAGCAAGATACGTTAAAGATCACAGAATTGATATGTAAATATAATTATATCTCATAGTTTCGGTGACTTCGTGATGTAATTCAATTAGTTATATGACTCATCCTTTCGATTATATAAGGTTATGGGACTCTTGGGAAGATTCGGAGATTGAGAAAATTATTTCTGACGAGACCATTTCAACACTGCAAGAAACAGTTCGTTTACTGGACGATGAAATGACAAAAGAAAAGACTATCGTCACTAGAGATAATTTTGTAGTATTGGTTCGCGAAATGCACAAGCTGTGCAAAAACGGTTCGAGGAGTTTAGGGAATGTGTTGATTAAGGCTTGGGAATACGAGGAAATCAAGGATTACAATAAGGCAATTGAGGTATGTGAAGATTTTTTGTCCTCATGCAAATCAAAATTTTATTGTGATATAGCCAGGGGTTACATAAGGAAATATTCTGAAAAATTATAGATGTACAATGTGAAAATCGGCATTACAGAAACATATTTTCATGATCAATTAAATAATTGTGGTTTCAGAGCAATTTTTAAGAGAAATAAAGCTTAAGCGGGACAAGATAGATTCTTACGAGAAGTATCCCTTCAGCCTTAAAATTATACAAAAACTAAAAGGTCTGAAGCTCCATAAATCTGTAACTTTCATCGCCGGCGAAAACGGCTCGGGAAAATCTACTCTATTAGAAGCCATAGCAATAGCCTCCGGCTATAATCCCGAGGGCGGGACTAGAAATTTCAATTTTGCAACCAGGGCTTCTCATTCGATCCTTCATGACTATGTCCAATTAGTTCGTGGAACGAAAAAGCCGAGGGATGGGTTTTTTCTGCGAGCTGAGACTTTCTATAATGTAGTTAGTGAAATTGAGCACATAGACGGAGCACCCACAGGGCCTTTGATGAGACGTTATGGGGAAAAATCATTGCATGAACAATCTCACGGAGAGTCCATAATTTCGTTATTTATGAACCGCTTTGGAGGAAATAGTTTATATATTCTGGACGAACCTGAAACTGCTCTGTCTCCAAGGAGGCAAATGGCATTGGTGGCAAGAATACATCAGCTGGTAAAGATGAATTCGCAGTTCATCATAGCCACGCATTCCCCAATCATCATGTCATATCCTGATGCTTACATATATACATTGATCGATGGAAATTTAAAAAAGATTAGATTTGAGGAAACGGAACATTATCAGGATATGAAAGATTTTATGAACAGGTATAAAGAAATGCTTGAAATACTCATGTCGGAGGAATGAGCAGTATTGCCAGCCCCTACAGCTTATTTAACATCTAAACCCCCAATTACTCAACCATATTTTGACCGCGTGTCGATTTTCCTTGAAATTAAGTCCATATGATGAACAATTATAGGGAATTTCCAAGCCATGTTTGAAGCAATCATTGTCATAATCGGTCTCTCGCTCTTCGAGATAATATCGAGCATAGACAACGCCGTCGTGAACGCGCACGTGCTCGCCACGATGACTGACCGGTTCAGACGGTTCTTCCTCATATGGGGCATGCTCATAGCCGTGTTCCTGCTCAGGGGAGTGCTCCCGTTCCTCATAGTGTGGATCGCCAACCCCAACTTATCGTTCATCGAGCTTTTCGAATTCACTTTCTCGGGGGACAGCAAGCAGATAGAGAGCTCTCTCGCGGAGTCGAAAGCCTATCTCCTCGTGGGCGGCGGGATGTACCTCGTCCTCGTATTCCTCGCTTGGCTGTTTCTGGAGGAGAAGAAGTACACGTTCCTCGTAGAGCACTTCATACGCAGGCACTCGGTCTGGTTCTACGCCATAACTTCCATATTCTTCACGGCAATCGTATATATATCCCTCCAGTTCGACCCGTTCCTGGCGTTCGCCGCTTCGATCGGCACCACTGCCTTCTTCATAACCGACGGGTTCAAAAAGAACGCGGAGGAGAAAGAAAAGGAGCTCCTCGACCCCAACATGAGCGGGTGGAGCAAGGTCTTTTATCTGGAAGTGCTCGACGCCTCGTTCTCCATAGACGGCGTGATCGGGGCGTTCGCTTTCACGATGTCTGTGCCGCTCATATTGATCGGAAACGGCATAGGCGCGTTCGTCGTGAGGGAGGTTACAGTCCGCGGCATAAACTGGATATCGAAATACGCATACCTCAAGAACGGGGCGATGTACTCTATCGGCATGCTTGGCGCGATAATGATACTCGAGAGCTTCGGCGAGGAGATACCGTTCTGGATCGCGCCGCTTAACACGGTCCTTCTGCTCGCTATATTCCTCTTCCTCTCATGGCGCGAGATCAAGCTCGCAGAGAAGCTCGAAGCCGAGGGGAAGGGAGAGGGTGCAGTTTAAATTAACCGTCGCTCGCATTTCCCCCGGCCCTGTTTGATCCGCCGGACCAGCTTTTTGTATGTCACGGATATGCGGTATCACTCATAACTGTGCTTCTCACGGAGCATATTCCAAGTCTTCGGTTCCCCCCCCGGCGCTAACACCGGAGCATTGCGGACTGTATAATAATCTTCCTGCGGGGGTAGGCTATGACGGAAGTTAAAAGCGAGGCGTCTCATCTAAGCGTTCTCGTCGTCGACGACGAGGTGAATATAAGGAAGACCCTCACACTCTGCCTCGAATCGCGGGGCCATGCCGTAACGGCGGTAAGCAACCCAGCCGACGCGGTGTCCGAAGCGGGGAGACGCGTATTCGACCTCGCTTTCGTCGACCTCAGGCTCGGGACTGAAAGCGGCCTCGACCTCATCCCTCAGCTCCTCGCCTCGTGTCCCTGGATCAAGATCGTGGTCGTCACGGCTTACGCTTCCATAGACACCGCGGTCGAAGCGATGAAGCGGGGCGCAGCCGATTACATACCCAAGCCGTTTACTCCCGAGCAGGTCGATATCGTGACGGAGCGCGCCGCGGCCGTGAGGGGCATGGAGCAGCGCATAGAGGCGCTCGAGGAGGACATCAACAAGCTCCGCCCGGAGATATCGTTGGAATCGAGGCACCCCGCCATGCAGCGCGCACTCGAGCTTGCACGGAGGGCGGCGCCGAGCGACGCCGCGATTCTCATCAAAGGGCCGAGCGGTACGGGCAAGACGGTCCTCTCGCGCGCAATACACGGCTGGAGCAGGAGGGCGGACAAGCCGTTCGCCGTGATATCCTGCCCCTCGCTCAGCCCCGAGCTCCTGGAGAGCGAGCTCTTCGGTCACGTAAGGGGGGCGTTCACCGGGGCCGTATCGGATAACCCCGGGAGGATCGCTGCCTCAGAAGGCGGGACGCTCTTTCTAGACGAGATAGGAGACCTGCCGCTCCAGCTTCAGCCGAAGCTTCTCCGCTTCCTTAACGACAGGGAGTACGAGCGGGTGGGAGACCAGAAGACGCGGAGAGCGGACGTCAGAATAATATCCGCCACGAACACGGACCTCGAAAAAGCCGTAAAGGTGGGGAAGTTCCGCGAAGACCTCTTTTACAGGCTGAACGTAATTGAGATTACTCTCCCCTCGCTCTCCGAGCGCCCGGACGACCTTGAAGGGCTTGCCGCGAACATGATCTCATTCTTCGGCGCCCAGAACCACAAGAGACTCCGGGGGTTCACGCCGGCGGCGATGACGGCTATCAGGAATTATTCCTGGCCCGGCAACATAAGGGAGCTCAGGAACGTGATAGAGAGGGCTGCGATTATATGTCAGGGGGAGGTCGTGGGAGTGGAGAATCTGCCCGATTCCATCTCCCCGCGCAAGGCCCCTCCCGGACTCGGAGACCCCGTCCCCTTGAGCGTGATAGAGGAGAGCCACATACGCCGCGTAGTCGCCGAAACGAAGACCCTTCAGGAGGCCTCTGAGATTCTCGGGATCGACCAGGCGACCTTATGGCGGAAGCGCAAGCAGTACGGCATCTGAACCGCCGGACGCGATTCCCTGCAGCCTTGCAAAATGCAATATATATTCTGCCCCCTCATTGAGAATTACAAGGGCGAGTAAACGCAACTGCCTGTTATTATTACATATTAATCATACAAATACCGGGCACGTATCTTGCATTTCTACTTTACCAATATCCTATGATAGGCATACGTCAAAAACTAGCCCTCGGGTTCGGGGGCCTGCTGGCCATAGTCATCGTCATCGGTCTCCTCACCATGTCGCGCATTAAGGAGCTGGGCTATGCGATCGACGTGATTCTCAAAGAAAACTATCTGAGCGTCGTCGCCTGCCAGGACATGAAGGAGACGCTTGAGCGCATGGACAGCGGGATCCTTTTCACGCTTGCAGGCAACAACGAAGAGGGGCTGAAACTCATCGGCGAGAACACGGGAAAGTTCGGGTCGGCTCTCGAGTCCGAGCTCAACAACATAACCCTTCCGATGGAGGGGGAAAAAGCCCGTGAAATAGAAAAGCTCTTCGGGGAATATACCAAAAGCATACCGCTCGTAACTGACACGTCACGTCCCTTTCAG
Coding sequences:
- a CDS encoding sigma-54 dependent transcriptional regulator gives rise to the protein MTEVKSEASHLSVLVVDDEVNIRKTLTLCLESRGHAVTAVSNPADAVSEAGRRVFDLAFVDLRLGTESGLDLIPQLLASCPWIKIVVVTAYASIDTAVEAMKRGAADYIPKPFTPEQVDIVTERAAAVRGMEQRIEALEEDINKLRPEISLESRHPAMQRALELARRAAPSDAAILIKGPSGTGKTVLSRAIHGWSRRADKPFAVISCPSLSPELLESELFGHVRGAFTGAVSDNPGRIAASEGGTLFLDEIGDLPLQLQPKLLRFLNDREYERVGDQKTRRADVRIISATNTDLEKAVKVGKFREDLFYRLNVIEITLPSLSERPDDLEGLAANMISFFGAQNHKRLRGFTPAAMTAIRNYSWPGNIRELRNVIERAAIICQGEVVGVENLPDSISPRKAPPGLGDPVPLSVIEESHIRRVVAETKTLQEASEILGIDQATLWRKRKQYGI
- a CDS encoding DUF475 domain-containing protein yields the protein MFEAIIVIIGLSLFEIISSIDNAVVNAHVLATMTDRFRRFFLIWGMLIAVFLLRGVLPFLIVWIANPNLSFIELFEFTFSGDSKQIESSLAESKAYLLVGGGMYLVLVFLAWLFLEEKKYTFLVEHFIRRHSVWFYAITSIFFTAIVYISLQFDPFLAFAASIGTTAFFITDGFKKNAEEKEKELLDPNMSGWSKVFYLEVLDASFSIDGVIGAFAFTMSVPLILIGNGIGAFVVREVTVRGINWISKYAYLKNGAMYSIGMLGAIMILESFGEEIPFWIAPLNTVLLLAIFLFLSWREIKLAEKLEAEGKGEGAV